The Theobroma cacao cultivar B97-61/B2 chromosome 1, Criollo_cocoa_genome_V2, whole genome shotgun sequence genome contains the following window.
agaaaaacaaaaggaagaaatgATGGAATGGAACAGATTTAAGTTAGGCAAGCAACATAAATCTGATGAGAACAAAATCAAGGGAATGTATACGATACGTTTACCAAGTCATATGAAATAATATCAGTCAGTTTACTCGGAAAGTTGGCCTGCTGGCGCTATATATGTCTAGTTAGGCAAATCCATGAAGCCAGACCAGAGTTTATAATGCATTTGCATTAATTTACGGCCTCAAAATTAAACACACCTGTTTGCATTCATTTGTTTTACATTGAAAAGATAGCAAACAAGCCGCCTCTATTTTGGAGGAAACTTAACTATTACACCAATCAACCACATTATAATGGATCCAAGCATCCaacaaatgagaaaaaaaactaGAAATCCTGCTAAAATGGTGGGGAATGGGGGGCCTTGGGCAGTATCACCCGATTTTTCTGTGATGGAATCTCCACTAGACGGATTAGAACAAAATAACCTTAGCCTTCTTTCAAATTTCACAGTACCATTGAACCTGCAAGTAAAACAATAATGACAATCACACTATCAACTTCACTATGGCAGCAACATTTCAACTATAGCATCAAGGATACTACGAAGCATGTAATACATATATACTACAAACTCaagtatattttatatatgaagCTTGAGTAAACAATGGCCTTATTGCCAACTGATTGGGTTCCTTATGCTGCACAATTATTAGAATTCATAAATGGTAGCCAATGTAATGCATGTAAGCTAGCAGAAAACGTTTAATAAACCCTCTACAGaataggaaaggaaaggaggCTGTAGATTTCATGGTAATATTGTAGTTTCCGGTAAATAAAGCAAAGCACAAAGATGTGGAAAGACGACAGATTATGCAACTATTTTCCGCAAGCAAGTTTAAGTTGGGGAGCAGGCCCTAGTTTGACCGTACGCTAGGACCCTTGTAACATCCAGTCTCTAGCTAGCAGCCCCAACAGTAAGAACTCCATCTGGACATATATTTCCAGGAAGATGCCCTTTCAGTCAAGCCATCTTTTTAGCCCAAAAAGCGATCGATCTATGATCTATCTATATTATCTGAGTCAGATAAGCTTAGTTTGACTGGAAAATCAGCTTTAGAAAAAACGGAAAGCAGTCCGCCAAGACCAACATCGCAAAAGAATGCAACTGTCCAGCGCACTCAGTCGTCTTTCAACTAGAAAAATGTAAAAGCTGCGTTTGACATGAATTTCGTTCGGAGAAAACAAGTAGTCACTGGATACAATATGAATTAAAAGCATGAATCAAAGTTGAAATGCATACCTCAACTTGAAAGTGGAAGCGCTTGGCGGGATTCGTTTGGGAGCAAGTTTAGGTCTGGGGTTTAGAGGCTGAAATGCTAGATGTGATTCGTGGGTAGGTGACGCGGATAGAGCAGCAGCGCAGCTACAGGGAGCGTAGTAGGCCATTTCGATTTTCCCTTTCTGTTCATTTGGGTAAACCGAAGGCAATTGAAGTAATTGATATATGCCTCAGATTTTGGATCAACCTGGTACCACAATACCGAGACCTCGACTTGGGTTTATGCCACGTGGAACGGATCAGTATAAATTAGAGAATTCTGGTTGAATTAATTACTCGTGAAAAATCATACAAGATGGATCAAATTTTTCACGCCTTGAATCTTCAAATTTCCCAACTACGAGTTTAAAACTCTTCACTCACTTCTCATAGCCACTATTTATTGACTAATTGGTGATCTTCTTATTATTTGGTGTACCAAGTAATCGCCcagggttttcttttttctttctttctttctttcctcaaaGATATCAAGTGAACGTTGGAAGATACCATACGCTGAAGATGTTAGATGACCAGTATAATCGAGCTCCCTTTAAACCTATCAGGTCACAAGTCTTTTAACATCCCAAGTTATTggatttaactttaaaatctTGCCTTGCGTAAATAAacataagatccataaaatgTAGTACAGTAACGATAAAAAATGTATTGCGACAGAATCTGCATCTACCTAAGACATCCATATCGTATAATCAAAAAGATGTGGGATTAGACATAATTTCATGCCTCCACAcaataaaatgatgaataacAACTACTTAACGGCAGTATCGATTGCACAAGGTGCAAGCCTGAAACTTACATTTTATTGGAATAGCTCGACAAAATTCTTATCCAACTGAAAATAATACTACAAGCTCATGACCAAACGAGGgttgaaattcaagttttctgTATGAAACAATCAACATTTTCTAGTCCTTCCAGCAATTTGCTACAAGCCAAACAGCTTGTCATTGACTCTGGTAAATTGCTGCTCCACTCACAAGACCAAAGCTTTGTGAGCACTTATTACTCTTAAGATATCAGGCACCAACTTTTTTAAGCTACTTTCGCTTCTTGCAGTAATTTTCAAGCCATTCCATTGTAACACTTTTTGGCCTTTCAAGGGGCAATCCTAGTGCTCGGTCCCATATTAGCTGAACCAACACAAAAGATTATAGGTCAAGCAACGCCTGGTGATTCACATAAATGCAAATGAAATATCGCAGCAAAATCAAACCTGAGAGCAAATTCCAATACTTCTTGATACACCAAAAAGAACGGTATAGTATCTGTCCATCAAGTTATAAG
Protein-coding sequences here:
- the LOC18614683 gene encoding uncharacterized protein LOC18614683; its protein translation is MAYYAPCSCAAALSASPTHESHLAFQPLNPRPKLAPKRIPPSASTFKLRFNGTVKFERRLRLFCSNPSSGDSITEKSGDTAQGPPFPTILAGFLVFFLICWMLGSIIMWLIGVIVKFPPK